One genomic region from Phragmites australis chromosome 1, lpPhrAust1.1, whole genome shotgun sequence encodes:
- the LOC133930129 gene encoding aspartic proteinase CDR1-like gives MEATMSRVLLLFALLLAGQRGCTASGAGGFSMEFIHRDSARSPFHDPALSSHGRMLAAARRSLQAGAHYSRGAPPPAAPAPGDGAMTEVISRSFEYLMAVNVGTPPRQMLAIADTGSDLVWFNCRKGSGDGDLHTPSSDGPAPPLAAVFTPSSSSTYGLVSCQSNACQALSEASCDAVSNCQYQYSYGDGSRTIGLLSTETFSFGDGRAARRVRVSNVYFGCSTYSAGTFHSDGLVGLGGGAFSLVTQLGAATSFGSKFSYCLVPFYSANSSSTLNFGARAVVSEPGAATTPLVRSDVDSYYTVALESVAVGGWTVASNRSRIVVDSGTTLTFLDPALLRPLVSELERRITLPRAQSPEQLLELCYDVGGKPQGEWGIPDVTLRFGGGGTVTLRAENTFAVVQEGTLCLVVVPVSEGQPVSILGNVAQQNFHVGYDLDARSVTFAAADCTRSSAS, from the coding sequence ATGGAAGCGACGATGTCTCGCGTGCTTCTCCTCTTTGCGCTCCTCCTCGCCGGGCAACGCGGCTGCACGGCGTCCGGTGCCGGTGGGTTCAGCATGGAGTTCATCCACCGTGACTCCGCCAGGTCGCCGTTCCACGACCCGGCGCTCTCCTCGCACGGCCGCATGCTCGCGGCCGCGCGCCGCTctctccaggccggggcgcacTATTCCCGCGGCGCGCCGCCCCCCGCCGCACCCGCGCCCGGCGACGGCGCCATGACCGAGGTCATCTCTAGGTCGTTCGAGTACCTGATGGCCGTGAACGTCGGCACGCCTCCGAGGCAGATGCTCGCCATTGCCGACACCGGCAGCGACCTCGTGTGGTTCAACTGCAGGAAaggcagcggcgacggcgacctCCACACGCCCTCCTCGGACGGCCCCGCGCCGCCGTTAGCTGCCGTGTTCACCCCATCCAGCTCGTCAACGTACGGCCTCGTGAGCTGCCAGTCCAATGCGTGCCAGGCGCTCAGCGAGGCCTCATGCGACGCTGTCTCCAACTGCCAGTACCAGTATTCGTACGGTGATGGCTCCCGGACGATCGGGCTCCTCTCCACCGAGACCTTCAGTTTCGGCGACGGCCGCGCCGCGCGCCGGGTGCGCGTGTCCAACGTCTACTTCGGCTGCTCCACGTACTCCGCCGGCACGTTCCACTCCGACGGGCTCGTGGGGCTCGGCGGCGGGGCTTTCTCTCTCGTGACGCAGCTCGGAGCCGCGACGTCGTTCGGGAGCAAGTTCTCCTACTGCCTGGTCCCGTTCTACTCCGCCAACTCGTCGTCCACCCTCAACTTCGGCGCCAGGGCAGTCGTGTCGGAGCCTGGCGCGGCGACCACGCCGCTGGTGCGCTCGGACGTGGACTCGTACTACACCGTGGCTCTCGAGTCCGTCGCGGTCGGCGGGTGGACGGTCGCGTCCAACCGCTCTCGGATCGTCGTGGACTCTGGCACGACGCTCACGTTCCTGGACCCGGCGCTTCTGCGTCCGTTGGTGAGCGAGCTGGAGCGGCGGATCACCCTGCCGCGGGCGCAGTCGCCGGAGCAGCTGCTGGAGCTGTGCTATGACGTTGGGGGGAAGCCCCAGGGGGAGTGGGGGATCCCGGACGTGACGCTGCggttcggcggcggcgggacgGTGACGCTGCGGGCGGAGAACACGTTCGCGGTGGTGCAGGAGGGGACGTTGTGCCTGGTGGTGGTGCCCGTGTCGGAGGGGCAGCCGGTGTCCATCCTCGGGAACGTCGCGCAGCAGAACTTCCACGTCGGGTACGACCTCGACGCGCGCAGCGTCACCTTCGCGGCCGCCGACTGCACCCGCTCATCGGCCTCCTAA